A window of Aeromicrobium sp. A1-2 contains these coding sequences:
- a CDS encoding MOSC domain-containing protein: MAQVESVNVGQTVDVPWGHLRRTAIDKRPVEGAVHVHPFGVGPDEIADLQHHGGPDQAVYAYAREDLTAWEQITGVELPAGRFGENLTTQGIDLNEARVGDRWRVGEALLEISGVRIPCSVFQGFVDQEQWVKRFTQHGRPGPYLRVIEPGGVRSGDPIEVVEQRDHDLTVGLVFRALTTERDLISRLDEEPRLAAFVKRRLAGRRRQGSSTR; the protein is encoded by the coding sequence ATGGCACAGGTGGAATCGGTCAACGTCGGGCAGACCGTGGACGTGCCGTGGGGACACCTGCGGCGTACCGCTATCGACAAGCGTCCGGTCGAGGGGGCGGTCCACGTCCACCCGTTCGGTGTCGGTCCGGACGAGATCGCCGACCTGCAGCACCATGGCGGCCCCGACCAGGCGGTCTACGCCTATGCGCGGGAGGACCTGACGGCCTGGGAACAGATCACCGGTGTCGAGCTGCCGGCAGGACGGTTCGGGGAAAATCTGACGACGCAGGGGATCGACCTCAACGAGGCGAGGGTCGGCGACCGGTGGCGCGTGGGCGAGGCTCTGCTCGAGATCTCCGGTGTGCGCATCCCGTGCTCGGTCTTCCAGGGTTTCGTGGACCAGGAGCAGTGGGTCAAACGGTTCACCCAGCACGGTCGCCCCGGTCCGTACCTCCGTGTCATCGAGCCCGGCGGCGTCCGGTCCGGAGATCCCATCGAGGTCGTGGAGCAGCGCGATCACGACCTGACGGTCGGCCTGGTGTTCCGCGCGCTGACGACCGAGCGCGATCTGATCAGCCGGCTGGACGAGGAGCCCCGCCTCGCGGCGTTCGTGAAGCGCAGGCTGGCCGGGCGCCGCAGGCAGGGCTCGAGCACGCGGTGA
- a CDS encoding oxygenase MpaB family protein: MTYTVAPHADHGIFGPDSVTWKVYRFPTSVSVGFQRTALTEMLDPFVVASVDDSGSLRDRPAVRYDRTLQYTGTLVFGGSAAAVEAADTLMRIHTHVRGVEPLSGTPYDPNDPAGQLWIHLTQWHSVLYVYEKFGPGPLSPQEDEQYWAECRIAAAFQTIDPDTVPRNRAEMRAYYDRVRPELAASPAAIEHVRIILDTANTVFSAAPGRLRVLRPALDLLARKATIATLPRWMRAQLGIRQGAVTDVVVTALLRPMFRIAARRPQIMTEMLRTVSPLAYPVIAPVALDVSPLNSETVPVDEAWRRAGRPTPREQYLSSQVDREAVAAR, translated from the coding sequence ATGACTTACACGGTGGCGCCGCACGCTGACCATGGAATCTTCGGTCCGGACTCGGTGACCTGGAAGGTCTACCGATTCCCGACATCGGTCTCGGTGGGCTTCCAGCGCACGGCACTGACCGAGATGCTCGATCCGTTCGTCGTGGCCTCGGTCGACGACTCCGGTTCCCTCCGCGACCGTCCAGCGGTTCGCTACGACCGCACACTGCAGTACACCGGGACGCTGGTTTTCGGCGGCAGCGCCGCCGCGGTGGAGGCCGCCGACACCCTCATGCGCATCCACACCCACGTCCGCGGCGTGGAGCCCTTGAGCGGCACCCCGTACGACCCCAACGACCCGGCCGGCCAGCTGTGGATCCACCTGACGCAGTGGCACTCGGTGCTCTACGTCTACGAGAAGTTCGGTCCTGGGCCGCTCAGCCCGCAGGAGGATGAGCAGTACTGGGCCGAGTGCCGGATCGCCGCCGCGTTTCAGACGATCGATCCGGACACCGTGCCGCGCAATCGCGCCGAGATGCGCGCGTACTACGACCGGGTCCGACCCGAGCTCGCTGCCAGCCCCGCCGCAATCGAGCACGTGCGGATCATTCTCGACACGGCCAACACGGTGTTCAGCGCAGCGCCCGGTCGGCTTCGCGTTCTCCGGCCCGCGCTGGACCTGCTCGCCCGCAAGGCGACGATCGCGACGTTGCCGCGATGGATGCGCGCGCAGCTCGGGATCCGGCAGGGGGCTGTGACCGACGTGGTCGTGACGGCGTTGCTCCGTCCCATGTTCCGGATCGCCGCACGACGCCCGCAGATCATGACCGAGATGCTGCGGACCGTCTCACCACTGGCCTACCCCGTGATCGCTCCGGTGGCCCTCGACGTGTCGCCGCTGAACTCCGAGACGGTCCCGGTCGACGAGGCATGGCGCCGAGCCGGACGGCCCACACCGCGCGAGCAGTACCTCAGCAGCCAGGTCGACCGCGAGGCCGTCGCGGCACGCTGA
- a CDS encoding TetR/AcrR family transcriptional regulator, which produces MDLGSVLGRAFAGGASELPEDTTATRILDAAVSECASRGIGALTIDGVARRAGVNRVTIYRRFGDRDSMLQAMTLREGRRMAEGILVAISGVEEPADQLVEAFVAAMRLAEAHPVIRRTAEFEPQDLIAAGLADGAALLVLGSTFIAAGVRRAQADGVAIHLDADQVGETMARLFASFILLPAQHAIDVRSADGARAYARQTLVPLVLGVPGP; this is translated from the coding sequence ATGGATCTCGGCAGCGTTCTCGGTCGCGCCTTCGCCGGTGGAGCTTCGGAGCTTCCCGAGGACACCACGGCCACGCGCATCCTGGATGCCGCCGTCTCGGAGTGCGCTTCACGCGGGATCGGCGCTCTCACGATCGACGGCGTCGCTCGTCGAGCCGGCGTCAACCGGGTCACGATCTATCGCCGGTTCGGCGATCGTGACTCGATGCTCCAGGCGATGACCTTGCGGGAGGGCCGCCGTATGGCCGAGGGCATCCTCGTGGCCATCTCGGGCGTCGAGGAGCCGGCCGACCAGCTCGTCGAGGCCTTTGTCGCGGCGATGCGGCTCGCCGAGGCCCATCCGGTCATACGCCGGACGGCCGAGTTCGAGCCGCAGGACCTCATCGCGGCGGGGTTGGCCGACGGCGCCGCGCTCCTGGTGCTCGGCAGCACGTTTATCGCCGCGGGCGTGCGGCGGGCGCAGGCGGACGGCGTGGCGATCCACCTCGATGCCGACCAGGTCGGCGAGACCATGGCTCGGCTGTTCGCGTCGTTCATCCTGCTGCCCGCCCAGCACGCGATCGACGTCCGGTCCGCCGACGGCGCACGCGCGTACGCACGACAGACTCTGGTGCCGCTCGTCCTCGGGGTGCCCGGCCCGTAA
- a CDS encoding long-chain fatty acid--CoA ligase, which produces MPAPVATPEQLAVIENRASSVSALFYDRVKQSGPREAFRYPDEKEVWQSLTWDQTGERVTRLAAGLVSLGIQAEERVAIASGTRLEWILSDLAIMAAGGATTTVYPTTMAGDVAYILADSDSRVVFAEDDEQVAKLREKHSELPSIVKVVVFDGTGDGDWVITFAELEQLGTDYLAEHPTAIEERVAATTKDSLATLIYTSGTTGRPKGVRLAHDGWVYEGAVMVAADILSEDDLQFLWLPMAHSFGKVLLSTQLAIGFATAIDGRVPRIVDNLAIVKPTFMGAAPRIFEKAYGRIVGMTEAEGGAKLKIFKWAEGVGLEHSRAIRSGKTVSPVLKAKFAVADKLVFSKVRERFGGRVRFFISGAAALSPDIAEWFHASGVLILEGYGLTENSAGAFVNQPDNFKLGSVGLAFPGSEARIAEDGEILIKGPHVMRGYHNLDAESASTLTAEGWLHTGDEGRMDEDGFLYITGRKKELFKTSGGKYVAPPHIEGTFKGISALTSQIVVHGNERNFCSALITLDPDAVTEWAAGHGMADKSYAEVVSSPEMHDVIQGQIDELNTKINRWETIKKFAILDHDLSIESGEITPSMKVKRNVVEANNKALLDGFYA; this is translated from the coding sequence ATGCCAGCTCCAGTCGCCACTCCCGAACAGCTTGCAGTCATCGAGAATCGGGCCTCCAGCGTCTCAGCCCTCTTCTATGACCGGGTCAAGCAGAGCGGGCCTCGCGAGGCCTTCCGCTATCCCGACGAGAAGGAGGTCTGGCAGTCCCTGACCTGGGACCAGACCGGGGAACGCGTCACGCGGCTCGCCGCGGGTCTGGTGTCGCTGGGCATCCAGGCCGAGGAGCGTGTCGCGATCGCGTCAGGCACCCGCCTGGAGTGGATCCTGTCCGACCTCGCGATCATGGCTGCCGGCGGAGCGACGACGACGGTCTACCCCACGACGATGGCGGGGGACGTCGCCTACATCCTGGCCGACTCGGACAGCCGTGTCGTGTTCGCCGAGGACGACGAGCAGGTCGCCAAGCTGCGTGAGAAGCACTCCGAGCTCCCCTCCATCGTCAAGGTTGTCGTGTTCGACGGCACGGGCGACGGCGACTGGGTCATCACCTTCGCCGAGCTGGAACAGCTCGGCACCGACTACCTAGCCGAGCACCCCACCGCGATCGAGGAGCGAGTCGCAGCCACGACCAAGGACTCGCTCGCGACCCTGATCTACACCTCGGGGACGACGGGCCGTCCCAAGGGCGTACGCCTGGCGCACGACGGGTGGGTGTACGAGGGCGCTGTCATGGTCGCCGCCGACATCCTGTCTGAGGACGACCTGCAGTTCCTCTGGCTGCCGATGGCCCACTCGTTCGGCAAGGTGCTGCTCTCGACCCAGCTCGCGATCGGCTTCGCCACGGCGATCGACGGCCGCGTGCCGCGGATCGTCGACAACCTGGCGATCGTCAAGCCGACCTTCATGGGCGCCGCGCCGCGCATCTTCGAGAAGGCCTACGGCCGGATCGTCGGCATGACCGAGGCCGAGGGCGGCGCCAAGCTCAAGATCTTCAAGTGGGCCGAGGGCGTCGGCCTGGAGCACTCGCGGGCGATCCGCTCGGGCAAGACCGTGTCGCCGGTCCTCAAGGCCAAGTTCGCTGTCGCGGACAAGCTCGTGTTCTCCAAGGTGCGTGAGCGCTTCGGTGGTCGCGTCCGCTTCTTCATCTCCGGCGCTGCGGCGCTGTCGCCCGACATCGCCGAGTGGTTCCATGCTTCGGGCGTCCTGATCCTCGAGGGCTACGGCCTGACCGAGAACTCGGCCGGCGCCTTCGTCAACCAGCCCGACAACTTCAAGCTCGGCTCGGTCGGGCTGGCGTTCCCCGGCAGCGAGGCCAGGATCGCCGAGGACGGCGAGATCCTGATCAAGGGTCCGCACGTCATGCGTGGCTACCACAACCTCGACGCCGAGAGCGCCTCGACGCTGACGGCGGAGGGCTGGCTCCACACCGGCGACGAGGGTCGCATGGACGAGGACGGGTTCCTCTACATCACCGGCCGCAAGAAGGAGCTGTTCAAGACCTCCGGTGGCAAGTACGTCGCGCCGCCACACATCGAGGGCACGTTCAAGGGCATCAGCGCCCTGACGAGCCAGATCGTGGTGCACGGCAACGAGCGCAACTTCTGCTCCGCCCTGATCACCCTTGATCCCGATGCGGTGACCGAGTGGGCGGCTGGCCACGGCATGGCCGACAAGTCCTACGCCGAGGTCGTCAGCTCCCCGGAGATGCACGATGTCATCCAGGGTCAGATCGACGAGCTGAACACCAAGATCAACCGGTGGGAGACGATCAAGAAGTTCGCGATCCTCGATCACGACCTGTCGATCGAGTCCGGCGAGATCACGCCGAGCATGAAGGTCAAGCGCAACGTTGTGGAAGCCAACAACAAGGCTCTCCTCGACGGCTTCTACGCTTAG
- the hemW gene encoding radical SAM family heme chaperone HemW produces MPTTEGPLSQSGERSFGVYVHVPFCSVRCGYCDFNTYTADELGEGATRASYADTAILEVRQAGRARAAAPPVETVFFGGGTPTQLPSHDLVRVLDAIRDTFGLTDDVEVTTEANPDSVTPESLAILKAGGFTRISFGVQSAVPHVLATLDRTHDPAGVPQAVRWAREAGFEQLSVDLIYGTPGESMADWRASVEQAIALEPDHISAYALIVENGTAFARKVRRGEVLMPDDDETADKYLLADELFAAAGLEWYELSNWARDEAAQCRHNVLYWRSADWWGIGPGAHSHVNGERWWNVKHPVAYAQRLTGGESPRHDGEIIDGSTAEVERIMLETRLRSGLDLSSLGADARSAVAGIVRRELATVADDRLVLTRSGRLLADAVVRDLVD; encoded by the coding sequence GTGCCAACGACCGAAGGACCGCTCTCCCAGTCGGGGGAGCGGTCTTTCGGCGTCTACGTGCACGTGCCGTTCTGCTCCGTCCGGTGTGGCTACTGCGACTTCAACACGTACACCGCCGACGAGCTCGGCGAGGGCGCCACCCGCGCTTCGTACGCCGACACCGCGATCCTGGAGGTGCGGCAGGCCGGCCGGGCGCGCGCTGCGGCACCACCGGTCGAGACGGTGTTCTTCGGCGGTGGGACGCCGACCCAGCTGCCCTCGCACGATCTGGTCCGCGTCCTGGATGCGATCCGCGACACCTTCGGGCTGACCGATGACGTCGAGGTCACGACCGAGGCCAATCCGGACAGCGTCACCCCGGAGTCATTGGCGATCCTGAAGGCTGGCGGCTTCACCCGCATCTCCTTCGGCGTCCAGTCGGCCGTGCCACACGTCCTGGCGACGCTCGACCGCACGCACGACCCGGCCGGTGTCCCGCAGGCCGTCCGCTGGGCCCGCGAGGCCGGCTTCGAGCAGCTCAGCGTCGACCTGATCTACGGCACACCGGGGGAGTCGATGGCCGACTGGCGTGCCAGCGTCGAGCAGGCGATCGCCCTGGAGCCCGACCACATCAGCGCGTACGCCCTGATCGTCGAGAACGGCACGGCGTTCGCCCGCAAGGTCCGCCGCGGTGAGGTCCTGATGCCCGACGACGACGAGACCGCCGACAAGTACCTCCTCGCCGACGAGTTGTTCGCCGCCGCCGGGCTGGAGTGGTACGAGCTGTCCAACTGGGCCCGCGACGAAGCGGCCCAGTGCCGCCACAACGTGCTCTACTGGCGCAGCGCCGACTGGTGGGGGATCGGACCCGGGGCGCACTCGCACGTCAACGGCGAGCGCTGGTGGAACGTCAAGCATCCGGTGGCGTACGCCCAGAGGCTGACCGGGGGTGAGTCGCCGCGGCACGACGGGGAGATAATCGATGGGTCCACGGCGGAGGTCGAGCGGATCATGCTGGAGACTCGACTGCGCTCAGGGCTTGACCTCTCCAGCCTGGGTGCTGACGCGCGCAGTGCCGTGGCCGGGATCGTGAGGCGTGAGCTGGCGACCGTGGCCGACGACCGGCTCGTGCTGACCCGCTCGGGCCGGCTCCTGGCCGACGCCGTCGTGCGCGATCTCGTCGATTGA
- a CDS encoding DUF3097 domain-containing protein, translating into MVDRYGADVLSGDWKKPPRGRTVEVVAEHGMVVEDATTGFCGEVMVIEKDLGMMILEDRRLKRRSFPFGPGFLLDGKPVNLRPPSAKTKAASGRTASGSRAVEGARARVALPSRIYVEGRHDAELVEKVWGDDLRIEGVAVEYLGGIDDLAAIVDDFAPASDRRLGVLVDHLVPGSKETRIAQQVSSRAHVLVVGHPYVDVWQSVKPDRLGMSAWPVIPKGTEWKHGICEALGWPHRDQADIARAWKHILGRVDSYADLEPELLGRVEELIDFVTAPAD; encoded by the coding sequence ATGGTTGACCGCTACGGCGCCGACGTGCTGTCAGGCGACTGGAAGAAGCCCCCACGTGGGCGCACCGTCGAGGTCGTCGCCGAGCACGGCATGGTCGTCGAGGACGCCACCACCGGATTTTGCGGCGAGGTCATGGTCATCGAGAAGGATCTCGGGATGATGATCCTCGAGGACCGTCGCCTTAAGCGCCGGTCGTTCCCGTTCGGACCCGGGTTCCTGCTGGACGGCAAGCCCGTCAACCTGCGGCCTCCCTCGGCCAAGACCAAGGCCGCCTCGGGACGGACCGCATCGGGCTCCCGCGCGGTCGAGGGTGCCCGCGCACGGGTGGCCCTGCCGAGCCGCATCTATGTCGAGGGCCGCCACGACGCCGAGCTGGTCGAGAAGGTGTGGGGCGACGACCTGCGGATCGAGGGTGTCGCCGTCGAGTACCTCGGTGGCATCGATGACCTCGCCGCCATCGTCGACGACTTCGCGCCGGCGTCCGACCGCCGTCTCGGCGTCCTGGTCGATCACCTCGTGCCGGGCTCCAAGGAGACCCGCATCGCGCAGCAGGTCTCGTCGCGTGCCCACGTCCTGGTCGTCGGGCACCCCTACGTCGATGTCTGGCAGTCGGTCAAGCCCGATCGCCTCGGCATGAGCGCCTGGCCGGTCATCCCCAAGGGCACCGAGTGGAAGCACGGCATCTGCGAGGCACTCGGCTGGCCGCACCGCGACCAGGCGGACATCGCCCGCGCCTGGAAGCACATCCTGGGCCGGGTCGACTCCTACGCCGACCTCGAGCCCGAGCTCCTGGGCCGCGTCGAGGAGCTCATCGACTTCGTGACTGCTCCAGCCGACTGA
- the hrcA gene encoding heat-inducible transcriptional repressor HrcA: MSDDRRIDVLRAIVEDYVATQEPVGSRSLLDRHQLGVSPATIRNDMAALEDEGYLTQPHTSAGRIPTDKGYRMFVDRLGSVKALSAAERRAIETFLTGAVDVDDVVQRSVRVLAQLTNQVAIVQYPSLTRSTVRHIEIVALEGARVLLVVITSSGRVEQRIIELVSTPGENLISDMRSRITHATVGQRLPEASLRLADLIQTFDPNDRPIVTSIVTTLSQTFSNERSDERIAVGGTANLARFGSDFDTAIKPVLEAIEEQVVLLKLLGEATSGLTVRIGSETGHESLASTAVVSTAYGLDEQALATLGTVGPTRMDYPATMAAVGAVARYVGRMLADN; the protein is encoded by the coding sequence ATGTCTGACGACCGTCGAATCGACGTCCTCCGGGCGATCGTCGAGGACTACGTCGCGACGCAGGAGCCAGTCGGCTCCCGCTCGCTGCTCGACCGGCACCAGCTCGGTGTCTCCCCGGCCACGATCCGCAATGACATGGCCGCTCTCGAGGACGAGGGCTACCTCACGCAGCCGCACACGAGCGCGGGACGCATCCCGACCGACAAGGGCTACCGGATGTTCGTCGACCGGCTCGGGTCGGTCAAGGCGTTGTCGGCGGCCGAGCGTCGAGCCATCGAGACGTTCCTGACCGGGGCGGTCGATGTCGATGACGTCGTCCAGCGTTCCGTGCGAGTCCTGGCGCAGCTGACCAACCAGGTCGCGATCGTCCAGTACCCGTCGCTGACCCGCTCGACGGTCCGCCACATCGAGATCGTGGCGCTGGAGGGCGCACGGGTCCTGCTCGTCGTCATCACCAGCAGCGGCCGGGTCGAGCAGCGCATCATCGAGCTGGTCTCGACACCCGGCGAGAACCTGATCAGCGACATGCGTTCACGCATCACCCATGCGACGGTGGGTCAGCGACTCCCGGAGGCGTCGCTCCGGCTTGCCGACCTGATCCAGACCTTCGACCCGAACGACCGGCCGATCGTCACCTCGATCGTCACGACCCTGTCGCAGACGTTCTCCAACGAGCGCTCCGACGAGCGCATCGCGGTGGGCGGCACGGCCAATCTGGCCCGCTTCGGCAGCGACTTCGATACGGCGATCAAGCCGGTCCTCGAGGCGATCGAGGAGCAGGTCGTGCTGCTCAAGCTGCTGGGTGAGGCGACGAGTGGGCTGACGGTCCGTATCGGCAGCGAGACGGGTCATGAAAGCCTTGCCAGCACGGCCGTCGTGTCGACCGCGTACGGGCTGGACGAACAAGCCCTCGCGACCCTCGGCACCGTCGGGCCGACCCGCATGGACTATCCCGCAACGATGGCCGCCGTGGGCGCCGTCGCCCGCTATGTCGGTCGCATGCTGGCCGACAACTGA
- the dnaJ gene encoding molecular chaperone DnaJ translates to MAQDFYATLGVGRDAGADEIKKAYRKLARQLHPDVNDAADASDRFKDVTIAYEVLSDPQKRSTYDRGGDPLSNNGGGGGFGNQGFNFDDIMDAFFGQNAGRGPRSRSQRGQDALLRLDVDLAEAAFGATHEIKVDTAVACTTCEGSGAANGSEPVTCRTCHGHGDVQHVQRSLLGDIRTSRPCPTCHGFGSVIPDPCPECAGEGRVRSRRTISVTIPAGVDQGTRIQLTGEGEVGPGGGPAGDLYLEINVARHPVFQRKGDQLFCQITLPMTAAALGTHLDLPTLEADLPEPEEGTTQVELDVTPGTQSGDTLTIKGFGVPRLRGPGRGDLKVQVVVETPGRLDEEQRSLLEQLAKLREEERPEALIASNHKGVFGKLKDAFK, encoded by the coding sequence ATGGCACAGGACTTCTACGCAACACTCGGCGTCGGGCGCGACGCTGGCGCTGACGAGATCAAAAAGGCGTACCGCAAGCTCGCGCGCCAGCTGCACCCCGACGTCAACGACGCAGCGGATGCCTCGGACCGCTTCAAGGACGTCACGATCGCCTACGAAGTGCTCTCGGACCCGCAGAAGCGCTCGACGTACGACCGCGGTGGCGACCCGTTGAGCAACAACGGGGGTGGCGGTGGCTTCGGCAACCAGGGCTTCAACTTCGACGACATCATGGACGCCTTCTTCGGCCAGAACGCCGGTCGCGGTCCGCGGTCCCGCTCGCAGCGTGGGCAGGATGCCCTGCTGCGGCTCGATGTCGACCTCGCCGAGGCTGCATTCGGCGCTACCCACGAGATCAAGGTCGACACCGCCGTGGCCTGCACGACTTGCGAGGGCAGTGGGGCGGCCAACGGCTCCGAGCCGGTCACGTGTCGCACGTGTCACGGGCACGGCGACGTGCAGCACGTCCAGCGATCCCTGCTCGGCGACATCCGCACGTCACGACCCTGCCCGACCTGCCACGGCTTCGGCTCGGTCATTCCCGATCCGTGCCCCGAGTGCGCGGGTGAGGGTCGCGTGCGGTCACGCCGCACCATCTCGGTCACGATCCCGGCCGGTGTCGACCAGGGCACCCGCATCCAGCTGACCGGCGAGGGCGAGGTCGGGCCCGGCGGTGGTCCGGCCGGGGACCTGTACCTCGAGATCAACGTCGCCCGCCACCCGGTGTTCCAGCGCAAGGGCGATCAGCTCTTCTGCCAGATCACCCTGCCGATGACGGCGGCGGCGCTCGGCACGCACCTGGACCTGCCGACGCTCGAGGCCGATCTGCCCGAGCCCGAGGAGGGCACGACCCAGGTCGAGCTGGACGTCACGCCCGGCACGCAGTCCGGCGACACCCTCACGATCAAGGGATTCGGTGTACCTCGGCTGCGCGGTCCCGGCCGTGGCGACCTCAAGGTGCAGGTCGTGGTCGAGACGCCCGGCCGCCTGGACGAGGAGCAGCGCAGCCTCCTGGAGCAGCTGGCCAAGCTGCGCGAGGAGGAGCGCCCCGAGGCGCTGATCGCGAGCAATCACAAAGGTGTCTTCGGTAAGCTGAAGGATGCGTTCAAATGA
- a CDS encoding HIT domain-containing protein, with product MSLTTDPDCLFCKIVAGDIPAEIVSETEHTVAFRDLDPQAPTHVLVIPRRHEPDIGTLAAADAEATIALLSEAKQIAEGAGNGSYRLVFNTGADAHQTVFHCHAHVLAGRGLGWPPG from the coding sequence ATGAGTCTGACCACTGACCCGGACTGCCTGTTCTGCAAGATCGTCGCGGGTGACATCCCTGCGGAGATCGTGTCCGAGACCGAGCACACCGTTGCCTTCCGTGACCTCGACCCGCAGGCGCCGACGCACGTCCTGGTCATCCCGCGTCGGCACGAGCCGGACATCGGCACGCTTGCGGCCGCGGACGCCGAAGCGACGATCGCTCTGCTCTCCGAGGCCAAGCAGATCGCCGAGGGAGCGGGCAACGGCTCGTACCGGCTCGTGTTCAACACCGGTGCGGATGCGCACCAGACGGTGTTCCACTGCCACGCGCACGTCCTGGCCGGGCGTGGCCTCGGATGGCCACCCGGGTGA
- a CDS encoding PhoH family protein, whose amino-acid sequence MTDDTTPAHAFEIPSSVPAVALLGPADDFLRLIEDSFEARIHARGNTITVTGSPAEAALVERLLDELVTIVRTGQNLTRETVERSITMLRAETEEKPAEVLSLNILSNRGRTIRPKTVNQKRYVDAIDNHTIVFGIGPAGTGKTYLAMAKAVQALQAKEVTRIILTRPAVEAGEHLGFLPGTLGEKIDPYLRPLYDALHDMIDPETIPKLLTSGVIEVAPLAYMRGRTLNDAFIILDEAQNTTQEQMKMFLTRLGFGSKIVVTGDVTQVDLPSSTKSGLRVVQDILDDVLDIHFSRLTASDVVRHKLVGRIVAAYDEFEAGADSHERRRSQ is encoded by the coding sequence ATGACTGATGACACCACGCCTGCTCACGCCTTCGAGATCCCGTCGAGCGTTCCGGCAGTTGCCCTGCTCGGCCCGGCCGATGATTTCCTGCGTCTGATCGAGGACTCCTTCGAGGCACGCATCCACGCCCGCGGTAACACCATCACGGTGACCGGCTCGCCGGCCGAGGCCGCACTGGTCGAGCGGCTGCTCGACGAGCTCGTGACGATCGTGCGTACGGGCCAGAACCTGACCCGCGAGACCGTCGAGCGGAGCATCACGATGCTGCGCGCCGAGACCGAGGAGAAGCCCGCCGAAGTGCTGAGCCTCAACATCCTGTCGAACCGCGGCCGTACGATCCGACCCAAGACGGTCAACCAGAAGCGCTACGTCGACGCGATCGACAATCACACGATCGTGTTCGGGATCGGCCCGGCCGGCACGGGCAAGACCTACCTGGCGATGGCCAAGGCGGTCCAGGCCCTGCAGGCCAAGGAAGTCACCCGCATCATCCTGACCCGGCCCGCGGTCGAGGCCGGCGAGCACCTGGGCTTCCTGCCCGGCACCCTCGGCGAGAAGATCGATCCCTATCTGCGGCCGCTGTACGACGCGCTCCACGACATGATCGATCCTGAGACGATCCCCAAGCTGCTGACATCGGGCGTCATCGAGGTCGCACCGCTGGCGTACATGCGCGGTCGCACGCTCAACGATGCGTTCATCATCCTCGACGAGGCGCAGAACACGACGCAGGAGCAGATGAAGATGTTCCTGACCCGCCTGGGCTTCGGCTCGAAGATCGTCGTGACCGGCGACGTCACCCAGGTCGACCTGCCGTCGAGCACCAAGAGCGGCCTGCGGGTCGTCCAGGACATCCTCGACGACGTCCTCGACATCCACTTCTCTCGTCTGACGGCCTCCGACGTCGTCCGGCACAAGCTCGTCGGGCGCATCGTTGCTGCCTACGACGAGTTCGAGGCGGGTGCAGACAGCCATGAACGTCGACGTTCTCAATGA
- the ybeY gene encoding rRNA maturation RNase YbeY, which produces MNVDVLNESGADVDVVGLTRLCRFTMRRMRLHPATELTVRLVDPDTIAVLNEQWMGKVGPTDVLSFPMDELTPGRDGVESPEGYLGDIALCPQVAEQQAPAAGHATQDEVDLLTVHGILHLLGYDHAEPEEHQEMFGLQGRLLLEWQQAAEGHDPEQP; this is translated from the coding sequence ATGAACGTCGACGTTCTCAATGAGTCCGGGGCCGACGTGGACGTCGTCGGCCTGACCCGGTTGTGCCGCTTCACGATGCGCCGCATGCGCCTGCACCCGGCGACCGAGCTGACCGTGCGCCTGGTCGATCCCGACACGATCGCGGTCCTCAACGAGCAGTGGATGGGCAAGGTCGGGCCGACCGATGTGCTGTCCTTCCCGATGGACGAGCTGACGCCCGGGCGAGACGGCGTCGAGAGCCCTGAGGGCTATCTGGGTGACATCGCGCTGTGTCCCCAGGTCGCCGAGCAGCAGGCGCCCGCAGCAGGGCATGCCACGCAGGACGAGGTCGACCTGCTGACGGTGCACGGCATCCTGCACCTCCTGGGCTACGACCACGCCGAACCCGAGGAGCACCAGGAGATGTTCGGTCTCCAGGGCCGACTGCTGCTGGAGTGGCAGCAGGCGGCCGAGGGCCACGACCCCGAGCAACCGTGA